In Bradyrhizobium lablabi, one DNA window encodes the following:
- a CDS encoding RluA family pseudouridine synthase gives MSESLDRGIEVPELTAEQIQARVLHRDGLMLVIDKPAGLPVHRGPKGGANLESSFDALRYGLPRPPVLAHRLDRDSSGCLVLGRHRKATASLGLLFKHGRISKTYWAVVEGGPTEDEGTIDMPIGRLNAERGWWQKPDPEGQSAVTNWKVLGRGDGFSWLALEPVTGRTHQLRVHAAAMGWPIVGDNIYGNGPRFGEPRLHLHSREIVIPISRNKDPVRVVAPAPAHLQERLRACGWNRE, from the coding sequence ATGAGTGAAAGCCTTGACCGAGGGATCGAAGTTCCCGAATTGACCGCGGAGCAAATCCAGGCCCGCGTGCTCCATCGTGACGGGCTGATGCTGGTGATCGACAAGCCGGCGGGCCTGCCGGTGCATCGCGGCCCCAAGGGCGGCGCCAATCTGGAATCTTCCTTCGACGCGCTAAGGTACGGTCTGCCGCGGCCGCCGGTGCTGGCCCACCGGCTCGACCGCGACTCCTCCGGCTGCCTGGTGCTCGGACGCCATCGCAAGGCAACGGCGTCGCTCGGACTTTTGTTCAAGCATGGCAGGATTTCAAAAACCTATTGGGCGGTGGTCGAAGGCGGACCTACTGAGGACGAAGGCACCATCGACATGCCGATCGGCCGCCTCAACGCCGAGCGCGGCTGGTGGCAGAAGCCCGATCCCGAAGGGCAATCGGCGGTCACCAACTGGAAAGTGCTGGGCCGCGGTGACGGTTTTTCCTGGCTCGCGCTCGAACCGGTCACCGGGCGGACCCATCAGTTGCGCGTGCACGCTGCCGCGATGGGCTGGCCCATTGTCGGCGATAATATTTATGGCAACGGTCCCCGTTTCGGCGAGCCGCGGCTGCATCTGCATTCCCGCGAGATCGTGATCCCGATTTCGAGGAACAAGGACCCGGTGCGCGTGGTGGCGCCGGCGCCGGCACATTTGCAGGAGCGGCTCCGGGCGTGCGGGTGGAATAGGGAGTAG
- a CDS encoding septation protein A, which translates to MDKTTPHPLFKLATELGPLVVFFVANAKFHLFVATGAFMVAIVAAMIASYMVTRHVPIMTIVTGAIVIVFGTLTLVLHDETFIKVKPTIIYGLFAATLGGGLLFGRSFIAIMFDQMFNLTPQGWRILTFRWALFFFAMAILNEIVWRTQSTDFWVAFKAFGVIPLTMVFAIAQMPLTKRYHLEPVSLEASDAAEGDVSKR; encoded by the coding sequence ATGGACAAGACCACGCCGCATCCGTTGTTCAAGCTTGCGACCGAGCTCGGGCCGCTGGTGGTCTTCTTTGTCGCCAACGCCAAATTCCATCTGTTCGTGGCGACCGGCGCCTTCATGGTGGCGATCGTGGCGGCAATGATCGCGTCTTATATGGTGACGCGGCACGTGCCGATCATGACCATCGTCACCGGCGCGATCGTCATCGTGTTCGGCACGTTGACGTTGGTGCTGCACGATGAGACCTTTATCAAGGTCAAGCCGACCATCATCTACGGCCTTTTCGCCGCCACCCTTGGCGGCGGATTGTTGTTCGGCCGCTCCTTCATCGCCATCATGTTCGACCAGATGTTCAATCTGACGCCGCAGGGCTGGCGCATCCTCACCTTTCGCTGGGCGCTGTTTTTCTTCGCGATGGCGATCTTGAACGAGATTGTCTGGCGTACGCAATCGACCGACTTCTGGGTCGCCTTCAAGGCCTTCGGCGTGATCCCGCTGACCATGGTCTTTGCGATCGCGCAGATGCCGCTGACAAAACGCTATCATCTGGAGCCGGTCTCGCTGGAAGCCAGCGATGCGGCCGAGGGCGATGTGAGCAAGAGGTGA
- a CDS encoding SIMPL domain-containing protein has product MKHRIALAAAIAAGTLLAAPAWAQTALPAMITVSGEATVSVPPDLAQIDGGVTSEAKTAREASDANNTAMGKLLLALKGAGIDEKDLQTSRLSLQPESAPNRTGPGAPTIVGYRASNHVTVRLHDVGKVANVIDTMVAAGANDIGGINFAVSNASKLLDDAREQAIADGRRKAEIYAKAAGVTLGAPISISEASSPGPLFRAKMPMGMATTAPVAQGEETLQVTVSVSWAIKQAGQ; this is encoded by the coding sequence ATGAAACATCGGATCGCACTTGCCGCCGCGATCGCGGCGGGGACACTGCTTGCCGCGCCGGCATGGGCACAGACCGCGCTGCCGGCGATGATTACCGTCTCCGGCGAGGCCACCGTCTCAGTGCCGCCCGATCTGGCGCAGATCGACGGCGGCGTCACCTCGGAGGCCAAGACCGCGCGCGAGGCATCCGACGCCAACAACACGGCGATGGGCAAGTTGCTGTTGGCACTGAAGGGCGCCGGCATCGATGAGAAGGATCTGCAAACGTCGCGACTGTCGCTGCAGCCGGAGAGCGCGCCGAACCGCACCGGGCCCGGGGCCCCGACAATCGTCGGCTACCGCGCCAGCAACCATGTCACGGTTCGGCTGCACGACGTCGGCAAGGTTGCCAATGTGATCGATACGATGGTCGCCGCCGGCGCTAACGACATCGGCGGCATCAATTTTGCCGTGTCCAACGCCTCAAAACTGCTCGATGACGCCCGCGAACAGGCGATCGCCGATGGCCGCCGCAAGGCCGAGATCTATGCAAAAGCCGCAGGCGTCACGCTCGGCGCACCGATCAGCATTTCCGAGGCAAGTTCACCCGGCCCGTTGTTTCGCGCGAAGATGCCGATGGGCATGGCCACGACAGCGCCGGTCGCGCAAGGCGAAGAGACGCTGCAGGTGACGGTGAGCGTATCCTGGGCAATCAAGCAGGCCGGGCAGTAA
- a CDS encoding heme ABC transporter permease, with protein MTLIDLANPTRFLTLTARILPWLAGATAILLAIGLYQSAVAPDDYQQGATVKIMFIHVPNAWLSMLVWGVMSVAALGTLVWRHPLADVAAKAAAPIGAAFTFLALVTGSLWGRPMWGTYWEWDARLTSVLILFLMYLGLMALWRAVEDPSRAARAAAVLTLVGAINLPIIKFSVDWWNTLHQPASVFRMGGPTLDRAFLIPLLVMAVAFTLLFVTLLLAAMRNEILRRRVRALQMMQVAQAGRRSA; from the coding sequence ATGACGCTGATCGATCTCGCCAACCCCACAAGATTCCTCACGCTGACCGCGCGCATCCTGCCCTGGCTTGCGGGTGCAACCGCGATCCTGCTCGCGATCGGGCTCTATCAATCGGCCGTCGCGCCTGACGACTACCAGCAGGGCGCGACTGTAAAAATCATGTTCATTCACGTGCCGAATGCGTGGCTATCGATGCTGGTCTGGGGCGTGATGAGCGTGGCCGCGCTGGGCACGCTGGTGTGGCGGCATCCGCTGGCCGACGTCGCCGCCAAGGCCGCCGCCCCGATCGGGGCTGCCTTTACGTTTCTGGCGCTGGTGACGGGCTCGCTGTGGGGACGGCCGATGTGGGGCACCTATTGGGAATGGGATGCGCGGCTGACCTCGGTGTTGATTTTGTTCCTGATGTATCTCGGCCTGATGGCGCTGTGGCGGGCGGTCGAGGATCCCTCGCGCGCGGCGCGCGCCGCCGCGGTCCTCACCCTGGTCGGCGCCATCAATTTGCCGATCATCAAATTCTCGGTGGACTGGTGGAATACGCTGCATCAGCCGGCCTCGGTATTCCGGATGGGCGGGCCGACGCTCGACCGCGCCTTCCTGATTCCGCTGCTGGTGATGGCGGTGGCGTTTACGCTATTGTTCGTCACGCTGCTGTTGGCTGCGATGCGCAACGAGATCCTGCGCCGCCGGGTGCGCGCCTTGCAGATGATGCAGGTGGCGCAAGCCGGCCGGCGTTCGGCGTGA
- a CDS encoding DsbE family thiol:disulfide interchange protein has product MSEPSTSSGAPSQRRNWLMALPLVAFACLAAIFWFRLGGGDPSRIPSALIGHPAPQTALPPLQDLVKGGAQVPGLDPATFKGKVSVVNVWASWCVPCHDEAPLFTELGKDKRLQMIGINYKDTPDNARRFLGRYGNPFGIVGVDGNGRAAIEWGVYGVPETFVVGREGTIVYKMVGPVTADNIDSVLKPEIDKALKAGS; this is encoded by the coding sequence ATGAGCGAACCCTCGACATCGTCAGGCGCGCCGTCGCAGCGCCGCAATTGGCTGATGGCACTGCCGCTGGTCGCCTTCGCGTGCCTAGCCGCGATCTTCTGGTTTCGGCTGGGCGGTGGCGATCCGTCGCGCATCCCCTCCGCGCTGATTGGCCATCCGGCGCCGCAAACCGCGCTGCCGCCGCTCCAAGACCTTGTCAAAGGCGGCGCCCAGGTGCCCGGGCTCGATCCCGCGACCTTCAAGGGCAAGGTCAGCGTCGTCAATGTCTGGGCCTCGTGGTGCGTGCCCTGCCACGACGAGGCGCCGCTGTTCACTGAGCTCGGCAAGGACAAGCGCCTGCAGATGATCGGCATCAACTACAAGGACACGCCCGACAACGCGCGGCGCTTCCTCGGCCGCTACGGCAATCCGTTCGGCATTGTCGGCGTCGACGGCAACGGCCGCGCCGCGATCGAATGGGGCGTCTATGGCGTGCCGGAGACGTTCGTGGTCGGCCGCGAAGGCACCATCGTCTACAAGATGGTCGGCCCGGTGACGGCGGACAATATCGATAGCGTGCTCAAACCCGAGATCGACAAGGCGCTGAAGGCGGGAAGTTGA
- the ccmA gene encoding heme ABC exporter ATP-binding protein CcmA — MRLSGRGVGCVRGGREVFSGLDFEIASGEALAVTGPNGSGKTSLLRLIAGLLMPAAGSIKLEGGEAELTLPEQAHYLGHRDALKPALSVLENLSFWRNYLGGEASDAMQDLAKVGLDHAAQLPAAYLSAGQRRRLSIARLLAVRRPIWLLDEPANALDAAGQSLFAGFMSDHLARGGLIVAATHAPLGVQARELRIGDGHDFAR; from the coding sequence ATGCGGCTCTCGGGACGCGGTGTCGGATGTGTGCGGGGCGGCCGGGAGGTGTTTTCCGGGCTCGATTTCGAGATCGCCTCGGGCGAGGCGCTGGCCGTCACCGGCCCGAATGGATCGGGCAAGACCTCGCTGCTGCGGCTGATCGCGGGACTTTTGATGCCGGCCGCCGGATCGATCAAGCTCGAGGGCGGCGAGGCCGAACTGACGCTTCCGGAACAGGCCCATTATCTCGGCCACCGCGACGCGCTGAAACCCGCGCTGAGCGTCTTGGAAAATCTCTCTTTCTGGCGGAATTATCTCGGCGGCGAAGCGTCCGACGCGATGCAAGACCTCGCCAAAGTGGGGCTCGATCATGCCGCGCAGCTGCCGGCGGCGTATCTGTCGGCCGGCCAGCGGCGGCGCCTCTCGATCGCCCGGCTGCTCGCCGTGCGGCGGCCGATCTGGCTGCTGGACGAACCGGCCAACGCGCTCGATGCCGCCGGGCAAAGCCTGTTTGCGGGATTTATGAGCGATCATCTCGCGCGGGGCGGCCTGATCGTTGCCGCCACTCATGCGCCACTTGGCGTGCAAGCCAGGGAATTGCGGATCGGAGACGGTCATGACTTTGCGCGATGA
- the ccmB gene encoding heme exporter protein CcmB, producing MSALAALIQRDIKIALRVGGGALIGVLFFLTVVVLMPFAVGPDLKLLTRLGPAILWLGALLASLLTLDRLFMADHEDGSLDLIVMGRTPLELACAAKALAHWLAAGLPLIIATPVLGLLLNLDATSTSAVALTLLAGTPALTFTGMIGAALAVTLHRGGLLLAVLVLPLSIPVLIFGVAASEAAISGPLPFGTPFSILCALSLVSFVIGPFAAAASLRHGLD from the coding sequence ATGAGCGCCCTCGCCGCATTGATTCAGAGAGACATCAAAATCGCACTCCGCGTCGGCGGCGGGGCGCTGATCGGCGTCTTGTTCTTCCTCACTGTGGTGGTGTTGATGCCGTTCGCGGTTGGGCCCGATCTAAAACTATTGACCCGGCTTGGGCCTGCCATCCTCTGGCTCGGCGCGCTCTTGGCGAGCCTGTTGACGCTCGACCGGCTGTTCATGGCCGACCATGAGGACGGCTCGCTCGACCTGATCGTGATGGGCCGCACGCCGCTGGAACTCGCCTGCGCCGCCAAGGCGCTGGCGCATTGGCTCGCCGCCGGGCTGCCGCTGATCATTGCCACGCCGGTATTGGGACTGTTGTTGAATCTCGATGCGACCTCGACCTCGGCGGTCGCGTTGACGCTGCTGGCGGGCACGCCGGCACTGACATTTACCGGCATGATCGGCGCAGCGCTTGCCGTGACCCTGCATCGCGGCGGCCTCTTGCTGGCGGTGCTGGTACTGCCGCTGTCGATCCCGGTCCTGATATTCGGCGTCGCCGCCTCGGAGGCCGCAATATCAGGGCCGCTGCCGTTCGGAACCCCGTTTTCGATCCTGTGCGCGCTGTCGCTGGTCAGTTTTGTCATTGGTCCGTTTGCCGCAGCCGCAAGCCTGCGGCACGGGCTGGATTGA
- a CDS encoding GyrI-like domain-containing protein, which yields MKSVSPFRLAVVALVPIAAISLSFGNALAQSPPASTPPAASTPASPAPAPSATPAPPPAETKSPADVPSAAQAPATPPPAPVQTADPFGEQITLEPKTVVIAKGNANWDSAFDTLIDSFKSLSALLEKQGIKPSGNGMIVYTSTDDTGFTYLAEIPVEQDPKNLTKAMSMGKSPDGKALKFVHRGSYDNMDNTYEAITNHLDDKKLEAKDTFIEEYITDPLKTAEDKLVINVYVPLK from the coding sequence ATGAAATCTGTCAGCCCTTTCCGCCTTGCCGTGGTCGCGCTGGTTCCGATAGCCGCGATTTCGCTGAGCTTTGGCAACGCGCTGGCACAATCTCCACCGGCCTCAACGCCTCCGGCGGCGAGCACGCCGGCGAGCCCGGCGCCTGCGCCATCCGCGACCCCTGCCCCGCCGCCGGCCGAGACCAAATCGCCGGCCGATGTTCCCTCAGCCGCGCAGGCTCCGGCGACACCGCCCCCGGCACCGGTGCAGACCGCCGACCCGTTCGGCGAGCAGATCACCCTGGAACCGAAGACGGTCGTCATCGCCAAAGGCAATGCCAACTGGGATTCGGCGTTCGATACCCTGATCGATTCCTTCAAGTCACTGTCGGCGCTGCTGGAGAAGCAGGGCATCAAGCCGTCAGGCAATGGGATGATCGTCTATACCTCCACCGACGACACCGGCTTCACCTACCTCGCCGAAATCCCGGTCGAGCAGGACCCGAAGAACCTGACCAAGGCCATGAGCATGGGCAAATCGCCCGACGGCAAGGCGTTGAAATTCGTCCATCGCGGTTCCTACGACAATATGGACAACACCTATGAGGCGATCACCAATCACCTCGACGACAAGAAGCTGGAAGCCAAAGACACTTTTATCGAGGAATACATCACCGATCCCCTGAAGACGGCGGAGGACAAGCTGGTGATCAACGTCTACGTGCCGCTGAAGTAA
- the mtaB gene encoding tRNA (N(6)-L-threonylcarbamoyladenosine(37)-C(2))-methylthiotransferase MtaB: protein MSVEIITFGCRLNAFESEVIAREAEDAGLSDTIVINSCAVTNEAVAQARQSIRRLKRERPGLRIVVTGCAAQTQPEMFAGMAEVDRVVGNDDKMRADTWRDARAAFDAAPGFSIAESEKIAVADIMAVKEMAPHLLEGFQRGLPRAFVQVQNGCDHRCTFCIIPYGRGNSRSVPMGGVVEQVRALIERGHAEIVLTGVDLTSYGADLPGTPKLGMLTKQILRHVPELKRLRISSVDQIEVDRDLLDVIADDERLMPHLHLSLQSGDDLILKRMKRRHARQDAIDFCAQVRSLRPDIALGADIIAGFPTETDEMFERSMDLVEECGLTFLHVFPYSPRPGTPAARMPQVKGGAIRERAKRLRATGEAALQKRLASELGHTRHVLIESATQGRTEHFLPVAISGETPGAVRALVITGNDGARLISDCHRPA, encoded by the coding sequence ATGAGCGTCGAAATCATCACGTTCGGCTGCCGCCTCAACGCCTTCGAATCCGAGGTGATCGCGCGAGAGGCGGAGGATGCGGGCCTTTCGGACACCATTGTCATCAATAGCTGCGCGGTCACCAATGAAGCGGTGGCGCAGGCGCGGCAGTCGATCCGGCGGCTGAAGCGCGAGCGGCCGGGGCTGCGCATCGTCGTCACCGGCTGCGCGGCGCAAACCCAGCCCGAGATGTTCGCCGGCATGGCCGAAGTCGACCGTGTCGTCGGCAATGACGACAAGATGCGCGCTGACACCTGGCGCGACGCGCGCGCGGCGTTCGATGCGGCGCCGGGATTCAGCATTGCTGAAAGCGAAAAGATCGCGGTCGCCGACATCATGGCGGTCAAGGAGATGGCGCCACATCTGCTCGAAGGATTTCAGCGCGGCCTGCCGCGGGCGTTCGTGCAGGTGCAAAACGGCTGCGATCACCGCTGCACCTTCTGCATCATCCCTTATGGCCGCGGCAATTCGCGCTCGGTGCCGATGGGAGGGGTCGTCGAGCAGGTCCGCGCCCTGATCGAGCGCGGCCACGCCGAAATCGTGCTGACCGGCGTCGATCTGACGAGCTACGGTGCCGACCTGCCGGGCACGCCAAAGCTGGGGATGTTGACGAAACAGATTCTGCGCCATGTGCCGGAGCTAAAACGCTTGCGGATCTCGTCCGTCGATCAAATCGAGGTCGATCGCGATCTGCTCGACGTGATCGCCGATGATGAACGGTTGATGCCGCATCTGCATCTGTCGCTGCAGTCCGGCGACGATCTGATTCTGAAGCGGATGAAGCGGCGGCATGCGCGTCAAGACGCGATCGATTTCTGCGCGCAGGTGCGCTCGCTTCGGCCTGACATCGCGCTCGGCGCCGACATCATCGCGGGCTTTCCAACCGAAACTGACGAGATGTTCGAGCGCTCAATGGATTTGGTGGAGGAATGCGGACTAACATTTCTCCATGTATTTCCCTATTCGCCCCGCCCAGGCACGCCGGCGGCGCGGATGCCGCAGGTGAAGGGCGGTGCGATCAGGGAACGCGCGAAGCGATTGCGCGCGACAGGCGAGGCGGCATTGCAGAAGCGGCTGGCGTCGGAGTTGGGTCACACCCGACATGTGCTGATCGAGAGCGCGACGCAGGGCCGCACGGAGCATTTTTTGCCGGTGGCGATCAGTGGCGAGACGCCGGGCGCGGTGCGGGCGCTTGTGATCACCGGGAATGATGGCGCGCGGCTAATCTCAGACTGTCATCGCCCGGCTTGA
- the ccmD gene encoding heme exporter protein CcmD, which produces MSLGPYASFIVTSYLLVTVVVLILIAWIEIDYWRQKQRLHELDASGVSRRSGRSAVDIG; this is translated from the coding sequence ATGTCGCTTGGCCCCTACGCGTCGTTTATTGTGACATCCTATCTACTGGTAACGGTGGTGGTGCTGATTTTGATTGCCTGGATCGAGATCGACTATTGGCGCCAGAAGCAACGATTGCATGAGCTCGACGCGTCCGGTGTCAGCCGGCGTTCCGGTCGAAGCGCGGTGGACATCGGATGA
- the dapF gene encoding diaminopimelate epimerase translates to MGALANQSFAKMNGIGNEIVVVDLRASSIPVTPEEARAVASPAGVHFDQLMVLQKPRLKGTEAFIRIYNNDGSEAAACGNGMRCVVRQLFEATGQTAVTFETKAGLLNCWQGPASDLYTVDMGAPKFGWQDIPLAEEFRDTRSIELQIGPIDAPVLHTPSAVSMGNPHAIFWVDDVNAYDLGRFGPLLENHPIFPERANITLAHIVDRDHITIRTWERGAGLTKACGSAACATAVAAARLKRANRIVNITLPGGELAIEWREGDDHVLMTGTATFEYEGRFDPALFSSVA, encoded by the coding sequence ATGGGCGCGCTGGCCAACCAAAGCTTTGCCAAGATGAACGGCATCGGCAACGAGATTGTCGTGGTCGACCTGCGCGCGTCCTCCATCCCGGTTACCCCCGAGGAAGCGCGCGCGGTGGCCTCGCCGGCGGGCGTGCATTTCGACCAGCTGATGGTGCTGCAGAAGCCGCGCTTGAAGGGCACCGAGGCCTTTATCCGCATCTACAACAATGACGGCTCGGAGGCGGCCGCCTGCGGCAATGGCATGCGCTGCGTGGTGCGGCAGTTGTTCGAGGCGACCGGACAGACGGCGGTCACCTTCGAGACCAAGGCCGGACTATTGAATTGCTGGCAGGGTCCCGCCAGCGATCTCTACACCGTCGACATGGGAGCGCCAAAGTTCGGCTGGCAGGATATTCCGCTCGCCGAGGAATTTCGCGACACCCGCTCCATCGAATTGCAGATCGGCCCGATCGACGCGCCGGTGCTGCATACGCCCTCCGCTGTCTCGATGGGCAATCCGCACGCGATCTTCTGGGTCGACGACGTCAACGCCTACGATCTCGGCCGCTTCGGGCCGCTCCTGGAAAATCACCCGATTTTTCCCGAGCGCGCCAATATCACGCTCGCCCATATCGTCGATCGCGACCACATCACCATCCGCACCTGGGAGCGCGGCGCCGGACTGACAAAAGCCTGCGGCTCGGCGGCCTGCGCCACGGCGGTCGCCGCGGCGCGGCTGAAGCGCGCCAATCGCATCGTCAACATCACACTGCCCGGCGGCGAGCTCGCGATCGAATGGCGCGAGGGTGACGACCATGTGCTGATGACGGGGACGGCGACATTCGAATATGAAGGCCGCTTCGATCCCGCGCTGTTTTCCTCCGTCGCCTGA
- the ftsY gene encoding signal recognition particle-docking protein FtsY — MNDTPEKTKLSWWRRLSSGLKRTSSSLGTAVADLVTKRKLDRAMLEDIEDVLLRADLGTEVAARISAAVGHGRYDKAISADDVKSVVATEVETVLAPVAKPLEIDGAQKPFVILVVGVNGSGKTTTIGKLAAKFSGEGRKVMLAAGDTFRAAAIEQLKIWGERTKSPVIAGAQGSDSASLAFNAITAAREQKLDVLLIDTAGRLQNKAELMNELEKVVRVIKKVDASAPHAVLLVLDATVGQNALSQVEAFHRTAGVTGLVMTKLDGTARGGILVALAEKHKLPVHFIGVGEGIDDLAPFTALDFAKAIAGIE; from the coding sequence ATGAACGACACTCCGGAAAAGACAAAACTGAGCTGGTGGCGGCGGCTGTCCTCTGGGCTGAAGCGCACCTCGAGTTCGCTCGGGACGGCGGTGGCCGATCTTGTCACCAAGCGCAAGCTCGACCGTGCGATGCTCGAGGATATCGAGGACGTGCTGCTGCGCGCCGATTTGGGGACCGAGGTCGCGGCGCGGATTTCGGCCGCGGTAGGCCACGGCCGTTACGACAAGGCGATATCAGCGGATGACGTGAAGTCGGTGGTTGCGACCGAAGTCGAAACGGTGCTTGCCCCGGTGGCAAAGCCGCTCGAGATCGATGGAGCGCAAAAGCCGTTCGTCATTCTCGTGGTCGGCGTCAATGGAAGCGGCAAGACCACCACCATCGGCAAGCTCGCCGCCAAATTTTCCGGCGAAGGCCGCAAGGTGATGCTGGCCGCCGGCGATACGTTCCGCGCCGCCGCGATCGAGCAATTGAAGATCTGGGGCGAGCGCACCAAATCGCCTGTCATCGCGGGCGCGCAAGGCTCGGATTCGGCAAGCCTTGCCTTCAACGCGATCACGGCCGCGCGCGAGCAAAAGCTCGATGTGCTGCTGATCGACACCGCCGGCCGTCTGCAGAACAAGGCCGAACTGATGAACGAGCTTGAAAAGGTCGTCCGCGTCATCAAGAAGGTCGACGCCTCGGCGCCGCATGCGGTGCTGTTGGTGCTGGATGCGACCGTCGGGCAAAATGCACTGTCGCAGGTCGAGGCCTTTCATCGCACCGCGGGCGTCACGGGCTTGGTCATGACAAAACTCGACGGCACCGCGCGCGGCGGCATCCTGGTGGCGCTGGCCGAGAAGCACAAATTACCGGTGCATTTTATCGGCGTCGGCGAAGGTATCGACGATCTCGCGCCGTTTACGGCGCTGGATTTTGCAAAAGCGATCGCAGGGATTGAGTAA